Part of the Tachypleus tridentatus isolate NWPU-2018 unplaced genomic scaffold, ASM421037v1 Hic_cluster_2, whole genome shotgun sequence genome is shown below.
CacttaaggtgttttttattagattttaaagtAAACACGAATTATTTAAAACCTTTCAATAAAGATACACTTTGAAAAGATTATTTATTCgtgaaataatttacataaatgtttttaaacaacgtTGTAGATAATTTAATCAAGAAATATGATTAACTAACctcttgtttgggttgagaaaatattttacatagcagagcgaacctgacgatgaccgaagaaggtcgaaacgttgttcgctcttctatgtaaaatattttctcaacctaaacgagccgtttgtgcatataaatttctcaacaagtgggtttctcgacatcactgattaactAACCTCGTTGTATTTCAACAACTTTggagattttaattatttaattctaagTCAGTTATAAGGACAGCATAattatctaattttatatttattatattatctatatAGGACAGCTTAATTTTGAACGCTTTTTCTAAGCCAGCAAAAcatgaatttaattaaatatattggtCGTGAGCCGTTGTGTTAGGCCTAacgtacttttaatattacatcttTTACGAAGAGTGTGTTTCATTGAATTCACACATTGCTAGATTAGAAAAGACGCTTACATCCCAACACTTAGAGAATAAACAATATCAtgtgttattatttacatttagattCTGAAAACATTAACTCTGAGTTTGTGATTTCTGCTTAATTAACCTCAAAGAAGgataaaagaaaatctaaaagtttactttgaatgtattcggtaagaaaaaataaatatttacttatctaaCGTCATTTTCTTCAGGATGTGTATTGAAATGTTTCACAACATATTACTTTTACATGATAAGATTACTGTTTgcttatgctctgcccatcacgggtatcgaaaaccagttttaggacggctggtatggtgataacacttttaccaaaataaagcggTGAAGAACGTTTAGACTTTCGTATATTTTAActgcaagtgggtttcttgtcattacgaaACCGTTTTATTATCGgtttgagtccacagacatataggACTACTGAAGACAGACCAGAAAAACAATGAGTGAGACACTAAAGAAAATGGATAAAAGCCTGATCCCTTTTATACGATTGAATCACTGAAGGCAGATTACAGGAACAAAATATGAAGGACTAAAAGGGAATGGGCTTCTTATCCTTTCGTTTCttactgttaataattaacactaaaatcgctcttttcttacaataaatgataaactagtttttatttgttgttacaaatGATACATCTTTCTTAATTAGATTAAAAGTTTCCATCCTATCTAGtttgaaaaaaattgtctttttttatcGTGTTAGGATACAGAatatcataaagtaaaaaaatatgaataaatgcaTGATACAAAAGTTCAGTTagatatgtatttttatctaaatatgaaaacctaagaatattaatattttaatgctatcAGTGTTGGAaggaaagtaagttaattttaacagacatttaaacaattaCACGTGCTATGCACAAACATAAAAACTTACAGCTTCCATGCTTTTCTGTTTCACAAGTACAAACGTCAGCCACAAAGATTTCCTTTGACTGTACATTTCTCAGAAGCTTAGACACATGCCTGATTGTTTACATGTAATGTTGGTTTTATGAACCTAATGACCGAAGTTACCAGATTTAATTCTAAAGTAAACAAtgtttcaagttgttgtttgatCAACAGTTTTTCGACTTGCTTTTAAGTGTAATGACTCAGAAGTTACAGAATTCTTCTAAAGACTGGTGAAGGTAATGTTAAgttcaattgtttttttgttgtttttgaatttcgcacagagctactcgagggctatctgcgctagccgtccctaatttagcagtgtaagactagagggaaggcagctagtaatcaccacccacctccaactcttaggatactttttaccaacgaatagtggtattgaccgtcacattataacgaccccacggctgaaagggcgagcacgtttgatgagaccgggattcgagcccgcgaccctcggactacgagtcgaacgctttaacacgtttgaccatgccgggccgttaggtTCAATAAATCACGTTGTTTGAAGAAGTTTATTTACGTTAACataatatctgataaaacagatattaaaaatatgttatactgtGTTACTCACTAggtttttttctgaaaacttaaaaacaaagatgTTCCAGAATTAtatgtttgatgttgaaaaaaaaactaattttagggacaaagaaaaagaacttttattgttttatttttatatacgcaTTACGTATTCTTAGATTTAGTTCGACTGACCTTATGTGTCAGTTAAACTAAGTTCAGCTATTAAAACAACTCAACATTTCCGATAAAAATAGACgtaaaacactgtaaacattttattttttatttgagtttttacagtagaaatacaatatatacatagattttatctaaaattgtaaactaaaatagaatgactagagctgacaggaacatttcatatgttacgttgtttaattacacattttgttcgaCTTGCAAAGCAAAAATTCGCCGAGTAATTTCATCACCAActgaacaatataaacaagaattatttaaacacaaacaacagagAAATATTATGACACGGGATTCATGGTTTCATAGTAGAGTGAATTCGGTTTGTCGGTTGATGGTATTAGCTTCTGCTGGTACATTTGGATTGTGAGTAGCTTCAGTTCGTGTTCCGAGCCAACTAGCTGCTTTCCGGGTTTATGATCTAGGCTCGCCAGACGATAAAATCGCAGGCTATTGCATATAGATCTCGTTTTTGATGTCCATTTTGGTCATTTTCCAGAGGGATGAAACACGAAAGAACGACAACATAAAAGGGAAGTCCGGCCTCATTTGTGACAATAATAGTTTTTGTGCTTTTGACACCCGAACAGTGTCTGCCACTTATAATATCGTAAGCTGGTGTTTTCCGTATCCAGAATTGTGCAAGTTCACACATATCTTCTCCAATAACACGGACCGATAAAAGCTAGAATTTTTTAAGTTACGATAGCAtgaattcagtaaattaatttagagTATTTGTCTTTCCGTTATGTCACCAAATATTAACACAGTTAACAGACCTTCACACCGTACATGTTGTGATCGTCCGTAAGTTAAAAAGTATCTCAACCATTTTACTCAAACTCTATTATACTGATATATGATGGATTAACTAATATTGATGGTTAAATGTGGTAAGTACATGTGTCTATACAAAATAcgtgttatttttagaataattcattCATAATAACTTGAGGaagtacacaaagaaacaatacaaaacatgaacaatatgtGAAGTAAACAAGTGTGATAACATAACAACTAAGGCTGACGGTGGGAAACATATCAgaatctattaaatgttttacatacatatatactattgataaattataaataaagttgaacctcaatgaaaaacaaaatcattgtttattacaaCCCTTGTCTTTTCAGAAAGTTCATTTCGCTCAGAacattaaagaacattaaaaaggcAGTAAGCTAACAGAACTcgtcgtcaactctttggctactcttgagTGATCTGTTGATGTATATGACTGTCACACTTAGTGTAGCCACGGCTACAAGAAGAagttatgaacatatttttttaaaagtaacggatgaaaataattagttattGAAACTGATAAAATGGAGGCAGAATACaaaagaacaaattacaataaagtcaagactaagtaataatgtgaagttaaagtgtgtgtgttttgttttaacaaagccacatcgggatatctgttttgttttaacaaagtcacattgggatatctgttttgttttaacaaagtcacatcgggatatctgttttgttttaacaaagtcacatcaggatacctgttttgttttaacaaagccacatcgggatatctgttttgttttaacaaagtcacatcgggatatctgttttgttttaacaaagccacatcgggatatctgttttgttttaacaaagccacatcaggatatctgttttgttttaacaaagtcacatcaggatatctgttttgttttaacaaagtcacatcgggatatctgttttgttttaacaaagccacatcgagatacctgttttgttttaacaaagccacatcaggatacctgttttgttttaacaaagtcacatcgggatatctgttttcttttaacaaagtcacatcaggatatctgttttgttttaacaaagtcacatccggatatctgttttgttttaacaaagccacatcgagatacctgttttgttttaacaaagtcacattaggatatctattttgttttaacaaagccacatcgggatatcagttttcttttaacagagtcacatcaggatatttgttttgttttaacaaagccacatctggatatctgttttcttttaacaaagccacatcgggatatttgttttgttttaagagaATCACATCaggatacctgttttgttttaacaaagccacatcgggatatctgttttgttttaacaaagtcacattgggatatctgttttgttttaacaaagtcacatcgggatatctgttttgttttaataaagtcacatcgggatacctgttttgttttaacaaagccacatcgggatatctgttttgttttaacaaagtcacatcgggatatctgttttgttttaacaaagtcacatcgggatatctgttttgttttaacaaagccacatcgggatatctgttttgttttaacaaagccacatcgggatatctgttttcttttaacaaagtcacatcaggatatctgttttgttttaacaaagtcacatcgggatatctgttttgttttaacaaagccacatcgagatacctgttttgttttaacaaagccacatcaggatacctgttttgttttaacaaagtcacatcgggatatctgttttcttttaacaaagtcacatcaggatatctgttttgttttaacaaagtcacatccggatatctgttttgttttaacaaagccacatcgagatacctgttttgttttaacaaagtcacatcaggatatctattttgttttaacaaagccacatcgggatatcagttttcttttaacaaagtcacatcaggatatctgttttgttttaacaaagtcacatcaggatatctgttttgttttaacaaagccacatcaggatacctgttttgttttaacaaagccacatcaggatatctgttttgttttaacaaagccacatcgggatatctgttttgttttaacaaagtcacattgggatatctgttttgttttaacaaagtcacatcgggatatctgttttgttttaacagagtcacatcaggatacctgttttgttttaacaaagccacatcaggatatctgttttgttttaacaaagtcacatcgggatatctgttttgttttaacaaagtcacatcaggatatctgttttgttttaacaaagccacatcgggatatctgttttcttttaacaaagtcacatcaggatatctgttttgttttaacaaagtcacatcgggatatctgttttgttttaacaaagccacatcgagatacctgttttgttttaacaaagccacatcaggatacctgttttgttttaacaaagtcacatcgggatatctgttttcttttaacaaagtcacatcaggatatctgttttgttttaacaaagtcacatcgggatatctgttttgttttaacaaagccacatcgagatacctgttttgttttaacaaagtcacattaggatatctattttgttttaacaaagccacatcgggatatctgttttcttttaacaaagtcacatcaggatatctgttttgttttaacaaagccacatcgggatatctgttttcttttaagaaagtcacatcgggatatctgttttcttttaagaaaGTCACATCGAGATATCTATTAAGCCATCTgagaggaattgaactcctgatttaagcgttgtaaatccgtagacttaccgttgtactagcgagtGAGGGGCTGAAGTTAAAGTCTCTACTATGTAACTAGATGTTTATGTGAAACAAGTTTGGACACgttcatgtattttattcaactggaattcagaaataatttttatgtcttTTCAACAGATCAGTAAAGCAtagtattatattaactttaaaagtgaACCAGTACCTTGTCGCTATATTTAGACATGTTTATAGCTAAAGCAAAACAAGAACTGTTATTTCTATCTATAGAAAACCAACAAGAATTTTAAGCAATGTTCACCTCTTGTTATACTACTACGAAAGGatagaaagtttaatgttttgttttgaaatgttacgaTATATTATAGGATTTATCAAAAAATGGCCATCTAAggacttttggtttgtttggaatttcgtgcaatgctacacgatgctggtatggatgtaagtctaaaataatataaataaatagcccaagtgaacatattggatgttagtgtaaaatattatatataaatagccttagtgaactcgttggatgtaagtccaaaatattatacataaataacgtagtgaatacattggatgtaagtttaaaataacataaataaatagccttagtgaacacattggatgtaagtctaaaataatataaataaattgtgaacacattggatgtaagtctaaaataatataaataaagtgaaCATAGCcttagtgtaaaatataatatataaaacattagtgaacattggatgtaagtctaaaataatataaataaatagccttagtgaacacattggatgtaagtctaaaataatataaataaatagccctaGTGAACATATTTGatattagtgtaaaatataatatataaatagcattagtGAACTCAttggatgtaagtccaaaataatataaataaacagccTTAGAGAACACATTGGACGCAAGGAacataaaagtgtaaaatataatatataaatagccTCAGTGAACTCGTTGGATGtaagtacaaaatattatatataaataacgtagtgaatacattggatgtaagtttaaaatattataaataaataacgttgtgaacatattggatgtaagtttaaaatattatatataaataacgtagtgaatacattgaatgtatgtttaaaatattataaataaataacgtagtgaatacattggatgtaaatttaaaatcacatataTCAATAATGtagtgaacatattggatgtaaGTGAAAGACGTATAATGGGTGAAAAATtaagctttctttctttctttgtttgagatAAAGCTTTCTGCAACCTGttcactacggatatcgaaattcggtttctagcgctataagtccgtagacattctgCAGTTTTACTGAGGGGTGAAATTCTACgaatatagctttaaaaataagagaacattacaaacaatcatataacattaaagaacaatcatgtagattatatatgaaacaaggaataatatgtttgtttctaatgcCTAGTAAAACAAGTTGTTACTGTTAGCCACCATTTGATATTAccggcagaaaaaaaaaacaaactatttttcaaaatacagaaCATGGAAATTAACGGAAAAATCTTGAAGACGATACACAGAGAAAGAGTAGATACACTAAACCTTGACAGATATAAGATGTTTGGATGCAAAGATAATCATTaagatatagtgacacatgatgaagaaatgaaatacatgatgataaaactggtataaaatatactgtttaaagtttgagacaggtagagtgacacatgatgaagaaatgaaatacatgatgatgaaactggtataaaatatattgtttaaagtttgaaagAGGTGAAGTGACACATGAtgtagaaatgaaatacatgatggtaaaactggtataaaatatactgtttaaagtttgagacaggtttcgtgacacatgaagaagaaatgaaatacatgatgataaaactggtataaaatatattgtttaaagtttgagacaggcaTAGTAACAcataatgaagaaatgaaatacatgataaaactggtataaaatatattgtttaaagattGAGACgggtatagtgacacatgatgaagaaatgaaatacatgatgataaaactggtataaaatatattttttaaagtttgagacaggtatagtgacacatgatgaagaaatgaaatacatgatgataaaactggtataaaatatattttttaaagtttgagacagatatagtggcacatgatgaagaaatgaaatacatgatggtaaaactggtataaaatatattgtttaaagtttgagacagatatagtggcacatgatgaagaaatgaaatacatgatggtaaaactggtataaaatatattttttaaagtttgagacagatatagtggcacatgatgaagaaatgaaatacatgatggtaaaactggtataaaatatattgtttaaagtttgagacagatatagtggcacatgatgaagaaatgaaatacatgatgataaaactggtataaaatatactgtttaaagtttgagacagatacagtggcacatgatgaagaaatgaaatacatgatggtaaaactggtataaaagtcAGTAGTACGAGTGCACAAATCTTGAACATCCagtaaagtttaatttgttaacattctcaatcgatttaattatgaaatttaacactaattgttAAGGACACTTTCTGAGATGTCgctgaaacagataaaatataacaataaacaagatttagtgaatatatattttagatacgttttatttcagttgtggaatattcgatttaaaatgtttcattataattagagTTATAAAAACCATTCAACCGTAACTCATGTTGATTTTTCAGAGAAAACTACGTTGGGCTATatgcggagaatcgaacctcgtaTATCAGTTTAGACATTTCGCTGTTCCATGTGTAATATCTAAATCGATCGATTGGTCTCTAATAAGTAGACAGAAACTGTTTAAACATAGTGTACAATATTCCTTGAGTTTATATCCTCTCGTAACACGcaagagaaacaaaatgataaaatgttcgcagaccttaactgaatatttacattGGTTACAGTAAATCATTGATGTTTGTTTCTAGAGACGATTCATCAATTGGTTTAAGaattacaatcacaaaatatatttcattttattctaaattatagcCATATATCTATAGTTCAAGTTTTGTGAAATCTAATGtgaattgtaaatattctgttaaatgtagTTACGCTATAGGGAGTTATGTTGTGATTAAGCTATGTTACCTATACATATTCACGTGTTATCATCCGGGAACTGTTCAGTAGTACAAATACACGattctttgtgatattgtttaaaacatagcatgaAAGTCCTAAGTAACAGGACCTTTAAAaacgtattgtttgaaaaacCATGTGCACATCATGACTTCATTATTCTTGGACAATATCTACAACGTCTTGTTTCAAGCAAGCAAATGCACAATACAAGGTAAACAGATGTATAGAAcaaagttaatacacaatactaggtaaagagatgtatagaatgaagttaatacacaatactaggtaaagtgatgtatagaacgaagttaatacacaataataggtaaagagatgtatagcatgaagttaatacacaatacaaggtaaagagatgtatagaacgaagttcaTTCACAATGccaggtaaagagatgtatagaacgaggttaatacacaatactaggtataGAGATGTatagaatgaagttaatacacaatactaggtaaagtgATGtgtagaacgaagttaatacacaatactaggtaaagggaTGTATAGcatgaagttaatacacaatacaagAGATATAAGAGATATATATGGTACTAAAGAATGTACACAATACTAGATAAGAGAGTGTAGAATGAACTCAGTACACAATACTAGATAAGAGAGTGtagaatgaagttaatacacaatactagataAGAGAGTGTAGAATGAAGTTAATACATAGTGCTCGGTGATGGAGTGTAGAATGTGGTTACAACACTGGATTATGAACAGATTTATAAGGCTTAAGATGTTATCCTTTAGGATTTCCACACAACCAGTAGGCACGAATCCATAATGTTAAAGAATTTCTATCCAATTCGAAATTCACCGTGCAGTTTCACAAGTTATCATTGCAATGAAATAGGTGTATTACATTAAGAATCGTcttagaacaaattaattctggtaAGAGATTCCCAAGGTgcgaatgaaagaaataatataagaagGTTTTACTggtatttctaaattatattagagAAATGTAATCGAAAGCATTATGAGACCTAACCTGTCTCATGTGATTGCTAAGATAAAAGaagatataactttatttcagaataatatgcCCATGGTTGCAGTAATGTAATAGAATGATAtgatattcaacattatataatcaTATTATCTTGACTGACAGTGTGACGTGTACATTAAATCATCAAATTATTTACGGTATTCTGACAGAAATAACGTTTTACCTTTGTGtggaagttttgtttgcttggtaatgtttagagcaaagccaatttaggctatctgttgtatctaccaccgggaattgaaccctggattttagcgttgaaagtcagtAAGATTGAAGCCGTCCCACCAGagggacaaaataaaaaaaaaatatagcaaaGGATTATGGACAGTTTTATCACctcgaaaaacagaaaaaaggcaatatatatataagttaaaacactttaatttattaatatatgtttatgtttgtgaaGTTAACGATATTTTATCCTGattatgtgaacatttttagTAATCATATCTTCTTTATGAAAAGCATTGTGAATAccttaacaatttattttgcatgATTCCCATCATTTGCTAGTAACGCTAGTTTGGTGCAATGTggagaaaattaatattgataaagttaagtaaacaaaattacaaggaatgattgcattgaaaacagcaaatccaaatctttgactaattatattagtttgttttagcctaaaaacaagccgaaaacaaaaataaaattaaaaaataacaaacaaaataaaaaacgctgaactaaatgaaaagatcccaggatacaagctatgatgtgggatataaaatgtaccctaggttttggaggtgactgaagaggTAGGGCCCACActatggtggggatacaccgtcttaacctccattagccagtctcacataaagaaagaaaataaaggaatagcaatagatatagaaatagaaaatagaaattgggagagcaagatgtgggtgctgaagcccacaacgtcccacatccatatcacccttcactgcctgcaggaagttatgggaaggtgactgatttccaaagtaaagaagaaaataatgaattgaaaaataaatataaggtaagaataagaaaaaagaaacaaacaatctgtaacaGTTTCATCAACTGACATTCACACCTCAACTCACTCAACAATAACTTCATGTCTGAAAAGTACATTGCTggtatttacacttcataatgATCCACAATGACTCTACCATTGCACTTTACAGCTCACAATGGTTAacactaacttctaaacatttttcgtTGTTATCCGCTAGAAATGTTCAGTATATACTTTTTACCTAAGTGAAACATTAGCTAAATAGGCGACTAATTCATTTTCTCAGGTAGTTATTATTGATCACGCATGCGTTGATCATAATCGATCAAGTCTACTAAACAGGAGCCATTTTTGAATAAATCAGCGCCATCTTCAGCCAGACTGTGAGTGTCATATTTCTTGTTATCATTAACCAATAAACTCCATAATTCCTCCATAGCCTATTTGTATTGATTCAGGAAAGTTACGGTTTGATGAGACAACAGAAAGTCTCATTCATTTATTACCCTGTTTTTTTTACGATTTCCAAATCCCATGTGCACAGCTGACACTTTATGCACCTGGCAGTTTTCTAGCAGAATTAAAACAGCTTTTAGTGTCTTCATCATATCCCACTGTTTGTGGTAAGGGCTTCTTTTAGAACACCCTGTCATGGTATTGTTTCTCAGAAGACAACATGCAACAATAAATAAGAGATTCATCAGTTCACATCCATGTAATATATCTTAACCTGCAACCATTATATGACTTTCACCATGGAATTCAATCTTGCGAAATCATCTAAACTTATATTCTTAGTTAATGGGAAGTTTTAGTTCGCGATACAAATGAACTTAGATTAGCCAGAACGAGTCTTGTtttgtcttggaatttcgcacaaagctattcgagggctatctgtgctagccgtcccgaatttagctgtgtcagactagagggaaggcagctagtcatcaccacccaccgcctactctcaggctactcttttactaacgaaaagtgggattgacgttcacattataacgcccccacggctgggagggcgagcatgttttggcgcgacttgggcgcgaaccggcgaccctcagattacgaagtgcacgccttaacatctaggccatgccaggcccgaggGCATTGTCACCAAAATGTGTTATAGTTGTtacaatgtaaacatattgtcatcattcattatatcaaaacctATTCATAAAATACTCATTCTAAGAAGAACATACATTGACATTCGCAGGCAGAAAGAGTGTGGAACATGCCACAACTGTAACCACGTCTAACCAATAACAAAACCTTAATTAATAAACACTGCAATATCTCCGTAATGAGCCATATCTGTCCgttgatattgttttgtgttgGACAGGACTGGACAGCATAGCTGGCATATCTGCAGatgaagaaacaagacaatcGGTTTTACCAGTTCATGATTTTTTACACATGCGCATTAGAATAAGATGATTTTCTTAGCAATCACATAAGGTGTTACATTGTCATTGACTGTCCAATATTTTTCGTCACTATATCGCAGGtagatgatgaaaaatattaacataccatTGCCAGTATAACTTACCAATTGTGCTTATGGTGTTAAGTTTCTGTGGCGACGGTGAAACTATGCCAgtagatgtatttgtttgttaaggactaacaatgtaataaaaaactacttattt
Proteins encoded:
- the LOC143242211 gene encoding uncharacterized protein LOC143242211; its protein translation is MKRKKIVTRSNGKALSNDEIMDMLNRAIEGPASESLSSSTESSEGENSGAEESRRPQSHETNETSNKRRLKKKKKKDMRKLRWAICGESNLVYQFRHFAVPCVISKSIDWSLISRQKLFKHSVQYSLSLYPLVTRKRNKMIKCSQTLTEYLHWLQ